In a genomic window of Scyliorhinus torazame isolate Kashiwa2021f chromosome 5, sScyTor2.1, whole genome shotgun sequence:
- the LOC140418390 gene encoding uncharacterized protein translates to MEKPWKCGDCGKGFRAPSQLEIHQRSHTGERPFTCSKCGKGFTQFSSLQAHQRVHTGERPFTCSKCGKGFTRLSTLQTHQRVHTGERPFTCSQCGKGFTHVSNLRKHQRVHTGQRPFTCSQCGKEFTWLSTLQTHQQVHTGVRSFNCSQCGMGFTPLSDLRRHQRVHTGERPFTCSQCGKGFTDVSNLRRHQRVHTGQRLFTCSQCGKGFTRVFNLQSHQRVHTGERPFTCSQCGKGFTDISNLRRHQRVHTGQRPFTCSQCGKGFTRVFNLQRHQRVHTGERPFTCSQCGKGFTAVSNLRRHQRVHTGERPSTSQCETGLHVSPHLL, encoded by the coding sequence atggagaaaccgtggaaatgtggggactgtgggaagggattcagagccccatctcagctggagattcatcaacgcagtcacactggggagaggccgttcacctgctcaaaatgtgggaagggatttactcagttctccagcctgcaggctcaccagcgagttcacactggggagaggccattcacctgctccaagtgtgggaagggatttactcggttatccaccctgcagacacatcagcgagttcacactggagagaggccattcacctgctctcaatgtgggaagggatttactcacgtatccaacctgcggaagcaccagcgagttcacactgggcagaggccgttcacctgctctcagtgtgggaaggaatttacttggttatccaccctgcagacacatcagcaagttcacactggggtgaggtcattcaactgctcccaatgtgggatgGGATTTACTCCATTGTctgacctgcggagacaccagcgagttcacactggagagaggccgttcacctgctctcaatgtgggaaaggatttactgacgtatccaacctgcggaggcaccagcgagttcacactgggcagaggctcttcacctgctctcagtgtgggaaaggatttactcgagtattcaacctgcagtcacaccagcgagttcacactggagagaggccgttcacctgctctcaatgtgggaaaggatttactgacatatccaacctgcggaggcaccagcgagttcacactgggcagaggccgttcacctgctctcagtgtgggaaaggatttactcgagtattcaacctgcagagacatcagcgagttcacactggggagaggccgtttacctgctctcaatgtgggaaaggatttactgccgtatccaacctgcggagacaccagcgagttcacactggggagaggccgtccacttctcaatgtgagacgggattgcatgtttcaccacacctgttgtga